The sequence TAATTAGCAAAACAAGTCAACCTGTGAGCAATTTCATCTTAGTACAAATAAAGACGTCTATGAGGTtcatagagaacattagagaactaTCAGCATCACGCaggccaaggaacacagcagacagacaggtcaggggtaAAGCTGTGCAAAGGTTTGGAGCAGAGGTAGGTTCTAAAACATATACCAAGCTTCAGATTCATATCAAGCACTGTCCAAATCATTATTTgcaaatggaaagagtatggtaaCACTGCAGTCCTACAAAGACTGGGTTGTCCACCTCAACTGATTGGTTGGGCAAAGGGAGCAGTAATCAGAGACGCAGCCGAGAGACCCCTGGTAACtcgggaggagctgcagagaatcTGTTGTGAGTGGCGAGAAAACTGTTGTTGAAAGGAACCCATAACAACTCCTGTTTGCTGTTTGCCACACATCATGTAGGGGATGGACAATACTTAAAAATGTGcactggacagatgagaccaaagttaaACTCTTGGTTAGAAAACGTACACTTTCCATTATTCTAAATACACCATTCCCAATGTGAAACATGGCCACCATTAGGATCATGGTATTACTAAAAAAGTACTATATAAATTAAATCCTTTTACCATTCAAATCTTGTTTAGTCTGTGAGATTCTTGAGACTTGGACAAGGGTTCACCTCCCATCAGGACAACAAGACATACAATTTAATGATTTAGAACAAATCAGATCATATTCATGTtaaaatggtctagtcaaagaccagacctaaatccaattgagaatttgtgtCAAGACTTTAAATTGATGTTAGCAGAAGTTCTCCATCCAATTCGCCTGAGCTAGaggtatttaaaaaacaagaagactGGGCAAAACTTTTAGTCTTACGATTTACAAAACTTGCAGACTATAAGCATGGTTGGTCCTACAAAGTATAAACCCCTAGTAGCTGAATACAGAtttgttccacattttgttaaatttaattaaataaatgaaaccatcaGAAAAAATACATAGACATTTGTGACTTTCACAACTGTCacaggttgttgtttttttgtttttgtttgttttttccaggtTAAACAGACAATATAACAACGtgaatgattaaaaaacaagaagtggatccacaagtttgaattttgtCCAGATTTTCTTTGATTCACAaggtcaaaatggcaaaaagAGGTCCCACTGACATATGGTTAAATATCTCTTGGTAAGTTGCACCTCATCAAGTTACTGGTATATTTCTGGTCAGATGTTTGACAACTCTTCCTGACTGAACTAATATTTTTGAGGTTAAATAGGAATCATTTTCGTAATGGAAGACCCTGTTGTGTACTacaaccatctgacccaaaccgACACTCTTAGACTTCAGGACAAGGTTCTTCCAgggcaggtcgccagtccatcacattcTGTGCCTTCTGGAGAAAAGAGAACAGTTACAATAAGAATTAGTTTTGATATACTGAAGATGAGGTAAGCAGATCTAAGAATACTCTACAGGCATGGTGGAGGTGGCATCATGCTTAAGGGGCTGGACTGCTGCCAGTGGTGCACAAGTTGGATGAAACAATGAAGAAGGAAGACAAACTCAAAATTACTCAACCACATTTCACATCAACCACTGGGGGATTTAACCTGACTTTTGGGACATTTGCTTTTATAAATCAATAATATGTCAACCACATCCTGATTCTGCTGTAAAAGCCAGGTGCACTTTAATCAGAAAAATAGGAGTTAGTGCATTAAAGTATTTTCCACCTTCAGACCCAATCTGTGtggaaaaaactgtgaaaagatCATCTAAAACTACGTCACATCCAAACAGCAACCTACACCACTGAAAGCACCTACAGATATGAACAACTTTCCACTGTTTTTCTTATATATTCTGCAGATCAGGATATCGGATACCgagttgtttttcttcaaagcTGGCTGTCAACACGCAAGATTTCATTTGGTTTCCGTCCACATTTGTGACAGAGGTTCATCCGCTGTTTATCTATTGCTGCTTTGCAGTATTTTGCATGTCAGCTTTCTGACACAGATCTTTTATGCTGTTTCCTGTCACAATGTTCTGCAGAAATTGTGCTGCACGTGTGTGCTGGCTCttgttttaccttttaaaactgagaaaagcaatgtaagaaaaaaaaaaagtgcataaagttcatttaaaaaaaaacaaacctgtgGTGCCATGTGGATGCTCTCGCTGTAATTGTGCTTTGGTTGCGTTTCTCGGAACAGTGGTCTCAGTTTCCGACTCTCGCTGCAACTTGTTGCACTGTTTGGTTTCCATCTCACTCTGGACCATTCGTAAGTGGTCCCACTTAAAAGCACGTTGACAAAAAACAATAGCCGTGTTCCTGCACTGCTCATCGCTGACATTTCTCCCACTGACACACAGGAAGACACGTTTCACACTTCAGGGTCCTGTAGACCATCTTCGTGAAGAAAATAAGATAGAACCTTTGACCACAAACCCGCCACAACAGTAAACATCCACTTTAAACTTTGCaaccattttttccttttacctAGCTCTTTGTGTTGACTCATACAGTCTTTTATCTGTCAACCTTAACTAGACATGTTTGAACAGCTTCAAGATTTATAACGTGTGAAAGCCCACTATTTGGTTAAGTGAACACATGGACCAGCTGGAGTTGGTGGTGGTAATAAATTATGCTTTTTCTGCTTGTGTGGCCTAATATTGATCTTTAACTCATGTTTTTTGATCTATTATAAGCTCCATTTTCCTCTTTATTTTCAAGAACAGAATTACTGTTTGTATGTCATCTGACATTCTGTCAGTCATTTTGGACCCATATCTTTGTGAAAATAACAATTTCAGCTTTTGAAATAGTAAACATTATGAGAAGTTACTTTAAGATACTCCAGAATGACAGTCTGGCAAGCAGGCAGACGTTTATACTACTGAATAGGTTTTGTAACCATAAATCTGGCACTGTACGCCTACAGTTTCTCCTAACTCTGCCCACACTTACTATAATACCTGAGACTTTTACATTCACAATCACTGATTCCCTTGTTGTGGGGTGAGCAGGTAGTGGCTTTAGTGTAAAAGCAGACCACTATGTGTTAAGAGGTGGTGGGAGAGACGCAAACTGAAACCCTTAAAACTGGCAGCCAAATTACAGTATTTAGTCCCACTGAACATATTAGGACCAGTTACAACCACTAACTCCACTGTATTttgtttgaaatatatttggCAGACCatcataaagtagtgcatagctgTAAAATCAAAGGAGAAATATATATTGTATCCAAAGATCCAAAGATCCAAAGATCCAGAATGGTATGCATATTCAGTTTGTATGCAGTGTtttcatgtatgtatgtacaccccccccccccccccccccttactCTGATAGCACAAAATGAAATACCTTataagtaaatagagtccacttgtgtgtacCATGTGatctaaacataaagaaagctTTTATCAAAAGGCATCAAAGGTTATTTTTAGAGGACGTTAGTGCACATCATTCTGAACACATAGTCCCCAAGGTGGCAcgtggcggtggcagcatcatgctgtggggatgctttgcttcaGCAGGCAAGACAAAACATGTTGATGGGGAgctagatggagctaaatatagggcagtcttggaagaaaacttgttagaggcagtaaaagacttgagactgcaGCACAGGGTTACCTTCCAGCATGATGGTGACCCTAAACAGAGTTATAGGGGACATAGTCAGAGTGGTTTAGATCAGTgttttaaaatggcccagtcagagTTCAGATATTCACAAGTAATTATATGCCACCCCCAAGATGTTTGTGTTATTGCCATTTCCATTTTGTAAGCACTGAGTAATTATGTCTGACCTAGGAAGGCTACTAAAGCTGGTGTGCAACCCTTTTCAGCAGAAAGTTACAGGAATATTTCACAGTTTAAGAAACTTAGACCTGACATAGATCAGTCAAACTGAACTGAGTAATTAAATGAATCCTTTCTTTCTCAAAATCACAAAGTAAGAGCATTTTAGTGCTACTCTGGCATCCGGAAGACCTATAACAAGCATATAAATACCAAATAACATATTCATCTTACTTGGACTGCATCCTTTTAGGCTAATTATGGATCAAAACTCTGCTgagattttgtgaaaaaaaaaaaaaacgagattcttgctttttaaaaaacaaaaaaaaaacacatctaaacTATCTTCTCATCCTCTGAGGccaatattttggtttttgaatTGAGGAGCTTGGCCAGCGTAATATTCATGAAAGAACCGTTATCAtacagcacacttttcagagtttgtgaagaagaaaaattaaagcCATGTATATTTTACCACCAACTTCCAAATGTGAGCTAGTCTGTATTGCTGTAATATcctgataaaatacactgaagtatGTGACAAACGGTGAAACACTTGAGGTTTCTAAACTTTTGTTAGTCAATGTTAAAGTGTTGAATTATGAAGAAAGCTTGAAACTTAGTAAAAGTATTGCTTTATTGATTAAGATTAGAAAATACAGACAAATTGTATAACATACATAGTATGGTATCTCACACAGCACAGCAAAATAAACCATGAGTTTATTTACAATTTACTATTACATTTTATACTTAGGTTcctttaaaaacactttatcAGAAAAATACTGCAAGAATAACAATCAAATCAAAACGTACAATATACATTCTTCCTATAATACAGTTAgtattaacatttcagtctggaACTATGCAGATACTTTCTTGAAATCTAGTTGGAGTGTAATATTTTATTGGAGGAACTTAGTTGGAAGTGTTCATTGTAGACATGCTTTGCCTAAATTTGCTACATACATTTCTTGATCATGACTATGTTCACAATGTCTTATATGGCCTGAGCTCAAACACAACACCAAAGTATTGTCATTTACCTGAATGATCATTTTGATCAAAGTCACCTAATTTCAGCTTAAATCCATGACATAGGGAGCATCAGGGTTTGGTGATACTACTTCTTAAATCACTTACAAAACAACAAGCTGAAACCTGAATTAAGAAAGTGACAAGACATTgacttattttgaaaaagttttgaaaaagtTCTGATTCATCTTAGATGCTGTGTTATGACCTAATCGTTACTAAGAACATCACCGAAAATCTGAGGacagaaaatataatttaaaattataaaacaaaacaaaaaaaaacaattttatgattttgtttaaaattttgttCAACACTCATGTTTTccagtttaagaaaaacattacaaagatTTACAAAGTAccattttatgatttattttgtccaTTCCCTTTGTCTTTGCTGACATACTCTTGTGAACACATGCTTGGTTTTTGAACATGTGCATCTGTTGGGGAAGAGCAGGAGGTGCGATGTTGCACCACAGGCATCGCTTTTGTCTTTGTGGCCCACAATGTAAAAGGCTTCAAGCAGGTTAGCAACCTGCAGACTCACATTCTCAACGCCTGATTGTTCCTCGCATGTCCTCATAAACGTCACCGTTTGTAGCAACACGCCTCGGTTTCGTTGTGCTGTCTGAGACCTTGGTGTGGTCACAAAAGATTTACAGATCATCATGTTAGCCTCcattttcttaaaaattaagaaaatgtatgttttgtaATTGATTAAGAGTAGCATCTGTTTAAGAGATATGGCAATTTTAGTTGCAGAGACTAGTGGTGTTGACCAATTGTACCAGACCACACCGAATTGTTCTGTTTACCACAGACAAGGCATGGCAAACAGCTTTAACACCATCTTTGTGCATTACAAAACAGTTCAATACCACAAATAAAACAGGCCAAAATATCCTGGAGAAGTTCACGAGGAGTCCGAAATGAAGTGCAAAATGTGAGATATGCAATAATAATATCTCAGATTTGTTTGTTAGGATTAGTGTGTAAGGATCTGCTTTGAATGGTTTACTTCATTTTAACTGGACCGATTGTCTTCTGTAGCTGTCTGAAATGACATGGTCCACTCCACTATGGTATACATCAAAGCTGTGAACTGGGACCCCATTGTTTCTGTTGCACATGCTACCTGTTTGAAAAttgtgaaaacttttgcaaacaTATCTAATCACTGCAATGTAGAGGatgtttatttatacatttcctCTAAGGCTCACCAGGTTTCTAGGTTGCATGTTTTGCATGAGTGCTTAGAGAAGATAAACAGCTTGATGCCTAAAACAATTTcttcagttaaataaataaaataatttcttgtgtttacttctgacaagATTATTGCCCTAGTTGTGGAAACTCTTTAGCCACCTATGATAAAAGCACCTATGCTCTACAGTCAGGGACATAAGGGTATATTTCCATTGAGGTATTACAATACAATTCATGACAAATAATTGGTTTTGTTCATGTTTCATGAAACATTGCATACTTCCACTGTGTAAATGGGAGAACTTGAATTCCCTAtgcatgcttttatttcctctttgCATCACTGTTGTAATTGCCTACTTTTCTGCATACACAAAGCAGATATGGAGCTGCTGTAATTGGTTCAAATTTATTCCACTGGTTTACTGGCTAAGACAAGTTACTGTAAATTACTCTACTTCTTGTCTGGCTTCACTGGTTTCCTATCTACTTTAGAGGTCAGAATAAGATCCTGGTTCTAATTTGTGGAGCTCTACAAGGACCACTGTTTGGCCGGACCTTTACATTTATATGTCCCTAGCAGGTCCCTGAGGTTTTGTGACCCGTGCCTGCTGGCTGTGCCACTTTCAGggcttaaaacaaaacattttgaagcaTTTTCAACTTCTGCCCCGAGAATCTGGAAATCCATTCCAATGGCTGTGTACTGTGAACATAGTTTTTAAAGAGcacaacattatttaaaaaataatttgttaaaattAACAGTGTTTTGTGATGTTGTATtcttatattttttcagcacagtTTGTCATGTTGTGTTGTTCATATGCATTTTTGCCTTTACGTTTTATGTTATAAGCTTAAAGAACTGTGTTGATTTTGCTCAATCTGTTTGAAGGTTCAGTAAAGATATCAGTATTATTAGGTCAGGATGTAGTCCACACAGGGGTAGAAACGTCCTTGGGCTCTTAGGTTTGAGGTCCAGGTTCTAGTTTAGTGTTTTTCAGTCTTGCCAGAGAAATAGCAACATAAAACTAGAGGTAATCAGCCCATTTTAACTGGAAAACATATATTGGTGATCACATGAACACATTTACTTAATCAGTGGATGAATAATCTcatgaaaacattctaaataatgttttaagacactgaaaacatttttttaaatctcagttATTGTAATAAACAGTCCCTAAAAATTTGAACAGAAATGCATAAAGAAATTATCAATTTCTGATTAACCTTTTTGTTTTAACCATAAACTATGTTAAGTATGACTAATGCATGGCGTGTAAGTGACATTTGCAGTCAAGAAATGGGGAACATCCCCAGAGACACAATCAACAGTTGTGAGTCAAAGAGAAACAGTAAACTTAGAAACTTAAACactcaaagacaaaaacaacatgaaCTTATACCTTGTACATGATCCACACGATAAAGCCCAACACGATGATGAGCAGGGCAGCGACAGCGATGGCAACATACACCCCgaccatgtttatgtttgattgTCCACACGTCACCAGCTGTTCTGTTGGTGCACTCTTTTCTTGAAATCACAAACATATATCATTATTTTCTCCCCTAGAGCAGGGGTGGTCAACTCCAGCCCtcgagggctggtgtcctgctacttttaaatgtgtctctgcttcaacacaactGAATCAAATGATTTGATAATTAGCAGAACCTGGCTGCAgaaggtaattcagccatttgagtTAGGTGCGCTGGAACCAAGGgcacatctaaaggttgcaggacaccggccctctAGGACCAAAGTCCTCCTGCTCTGGAGCCAGGTTCCAATCAAAGCTTAGTCagaaattttcctttttttaatggaatattATCTTactaattttctctgttttcctccAGAAAACACCCAAAATCTAAGTAGTAATATACTTTTTGTCACAATCTTTACCTGCAAAAGAATTATTTCATTGTGGAAGTGTTTCACTTATATTCAATTGTCTATAGTTAGTTTGCGTTTGTATTTACAGTGCCTCGCAGGATTGTATAGACTTCCcttttaagtttgttttgcaCAAAGCAAAATGTGTCCAGTGAGAAAATTACAGTTGAGCTACAGTGCAgtcagtttaataaaataaatccttACCTGTCACCACCAGCAGGACAGATCCGTTACCGTCATTGATCCGCTGATTATAAAATTTGTCTACGTCTGTATACACACACCAGTATGGTCCTGTGTCACTTGTACTCAGGTTTTTAATGAGAATATCAATGTTGGGGAAGTTTCCATGTGTCTGAACTCTTCTTGACATTTCTTCAGAAGTACTTATTTTACCTGTGGTTTCGTATATAATAACAATGTCAATGTCCTTATTGATGCCTTTTTTTAAACTCAGATAAGTTTGCTTAAGTTCAATTCTGCACTGGATTGTGATGGATTGTCCATTTTCTTTCCAAACCACTCCATTCATCtctgaacaaaaaaacacaagatgGTAAAGTTTTATACCCCATTGTATTATTTTAAACCTGCATGTTGTTGTTCATAATTTCGCTTGACTGAGTCTTACCTGCTGTGTAGCAAAGACAAAGGATGGTGAAAATCTTAATCCAGACAGCAGACATGCTATTTAGCATTTGCAAAGTTCAGTCCAATTCTGACACTGCAGTCGGAAATGTTTTCAACTACATTGTCTAACGTGACAGCTAACAGAAACACATGACCTATATAAAATATCTTTGATGTGGGCGGGAAGATGTCAGCGTCATCTATTTGCAACTCCGTCTCATTAATC is a genomic window of Girardinichthys multiradiatus isolate DD_20200921_A chromosome X, DD_fGirMul_XY1, whole genome shotgun sequence containing:
- the LOC124862483 gene encoding uncharacterized protein LOC124862483, giving the protein MLNSMSAVWIKIFTILCLCYTAEMNGVVWKENGQSITIQCRIELKQTYLSLKKGINKDIDIVIIYETTGKISTSEEMSRRVQTHGNFPNIDILIKNLSTSDTGPYWCVYTDVDKFYNQRINDGNGSVLLVVTEKSAPTEQLVTCGQSNINMVGVYVAIAVAALLIIVLGFIVWIMYKVSDSTTKPRRVATNGDVYEDMRGTIRR